The Nostoc sp. 'Lobaria pulmonaria (5183) cyanobiont' genome window below encodes:
- a CDS encoding glutathione binding-like protein gives MIELYYWATPNGHKITIFLEEVGLPYTINPVNIGAGDQFKPEFLKISPNNRMPAIVDHEPADGGAPISVFESGAILLYLAEKTGKLIPQDLRNRTQVLEWLFWQMAGLGPMAGQNHHFSTYAPEKIEYAINRYVNETGRLYAILNKQLADREFVAGDYSIADIAAYPWIVPHELQNQNLEDFPHLKRWFETIKARPATIRAYEKAEAFKTEALDPDKLRNLLFNQSAKTIQP, from the coding sequence ATGATTGAACTTTACTATTGGGCAACTCCAAACGGTCATAAAATCACAATTTTCTTGGAAGAAGTTGGCTTACCATACACCATAAATCCTGTGAATATTGGCGCTGGGGATCAATTTAAGCCGGAATTTCTGAAGATTTCTCCTAACAATCGTATGCCTGCGATCGTTGACCACGAGCCAGCAGACGGAGGTGCGCCAATTTCGGTATTTGAGTCTGGTGCAATCTTACTATATTTGGCAGAAAAAACTGGGAAATTAATTCCCCAAGATTTACGTAATCGCACTCAAGTTTTAGAATGGTTGTTTTGGCAAATGGCAGGGCTGGGGCCGATGGCGGGACAAAATCATCACTTTAGTACTTATGCTCCCGAAAAGATTGAATATGCCATTAACCGCTATGTGAATGAGACGGGACGCTTGTATGCAATATTGAATAAGCAACTAGCAGATAGAGAATTTGTAGCTGGCGATTATTCCATTGCTGATATTGCTGCTTATCCCTGGATAGTTCCCCATGAACTCCAAAATCAAAACCTAGAGGATTTTCCTCACCTCAAGCGCTGGTTTGAGACAATTAAAGCGCGTCCAGCAACAATTCGCGCCTACGAAAAAGCAGAAGCATTCAAAACTGAAGCGCTCGATCCAGATAAGTTACGAAATTTGTTATTTAACCAGTCGGCGAAAACTATTCAGCCTTGA
- a CDS encoding GNAT family N-acetyltransferase, producing MSNDFSPSSFPQLETERLLLRETSLQDAEATFAVFSEPSVTQFHDLDTFTSIKEAIAVIERRAKRFEQGDGIRWGIIRKQDNVLIGSCGFTWNPQEHSAEIGYELASTFWRQGIMTEAVSTILQFGFEKMGLRFVIAQVMLKNIASKKLLEKLGFHSQGIQKQYAFFKGQYHDLEQFMLKNKKLNE from the coding sequence ATGAGCAACGATTTCTCACCATCTTCCTTTCCTCAATTAGAAACAGAAAGGCTTCTTCTTCGTGAGACAAGCTTGCAGGATGCTGAAGCTACCTTTGCTGTATTCTCCGAGCCGAGTGTGACTCAGTTTCACGATCTTGATACCTTCACTTCTATTAAAGAAGCGATTGCTGTCATTGAACGTAGAGCCAAGCGGTTTGAGCAAGGAGATGGAATTCGCTGGGGAATTATCCGTAAGCAAGACAACGTTTTGATTGGTTCTTGTGGGTTTACGTGGAACCCACAAGAACACTCAGCCGAAATCGGTTATGAGCTTGCCAGTACTTTTTGGAGACAAGGTATCATGACTGAGGCAGTGAGTACTATCTTGCAATTTGGGTTTGAGAAAATGGGTTTGCGTTTCGTTATTGCCCAAGTGATGCTGAAAAATATCGCTTCTAAAAAGTTGCTAGAAAAGTTAGGTTTTCACAGTCAGGGTATACAGAAACAGTATGCCTTCTTCAAAGGTCAATATCACGATCTGGAGCAATTTATGCTTAAAAATAAAAAACTGAATGAGTAA
- a CDS encoding O-acetylhomoserine aminocarboxypropyltransferase/cysteine synthase family protein has translation MQITVDLSKTDVFEKRIAALEGGVAALATASGQAAQFLAISTIAQAGDNIVSTSFLYGGTYNQFKVSLPRLGINVKFVEGDQPESFRQAIDDRTKALYVETIGNPQFNIPDFAALAHIAHENGIPLIVDNTFGAGGYLARPIEHGADIVVESATKWIGGHGTSIGGVIVDSGKFDWGNGKFPLFTEPAPGYHGLNFQEVFGPDGSFGNIAFIIRARVEGLRDFGPCLSPFNAFLLLQGLETLSLRVDRHASNALELAHWLEQQEQVLWVNYPGLPNHPYHERAKKYLRHGFGGVLNFGIKGGLEAGKAFINHVKLASHLANVGDAKTLVIHPASTTHQQLSNDEQLSAGVTPDLVRVSVGIEHIDDIKEDFEQAFQQVKS, from the coding sequence TTGCAAATTACCGTTGATTTATCCAAAACAGATGTATTTGAAAAGCGGATTGCTGCCTTAGAAGGGGGTGTAGCAGCATTAGCAACAGCTAGCGGTCAGGCGGCACAATTTTTGGCAATTAGTACCATCGCTCAGGCTGGGGATAATATTGTTTCCACTAGTTTTTTGTATGGGGGAACATATAACCAATTTAAAGTATCTCTACCACGTTTAGGTATTAACGTCAAGTTTGTTGAGGGAGATCAGCCAGAAAGTTTTCGTCAGGCGATCGACGATCGCACGAAAGCGTTATACGTTGAAACCATTGGCAATCCTCAATTCAACATTCCCGACTTTGCCGCTTTAGCTCACATTGCCCACGAAAACGGCATACCTTTAATTGTGGATAATACCTTCGGTGCTGGTGGGTATCTAGCTCGGCCAATTGAACATGGTGCAGATATAGTAGTGGAATCTGCAACTAAATGGATTGGTGGACATGGTACTTCCATCGGTGGCGTAATTGTCGATTCGGGTAAATTTGATTGGGGTAATGGCAAATTTCCTCTATTTACTGAGCCAGCACCGGGCTATCATGGGCTGAATTTCCAAGAAGTATTTGGCCCCGATGGTTCCTTTGGTAACATTGCCTTTATTATTCGCGCCAGAGTTGAAGGGTTACGAGATTTTGGCCCGTGCTTGAGTCCATTTAACGCCTTTCTGTTACTACAAGGATTAGAAACTCTCTCTTTACGTGTAGATCGTCATGCGAGCAATGCCCTAGAATTGGCTCATTGGTTAGAGCAGCAAGAGCAAGTATTATGGGTTAATTATCCGGGGCTTCCCAATCACCCTTATCATGAACGAGCGAAAAAATATCTTCGGCATGGCTTCGGGGGAGTTTTAAACTTTGGCATCAAAGGTGGACTAGAGGCGGGTAAAGCTTTTATTAATCATGTGAAATTAGCGAGTCATTTAGCAAATGTTGGTGATGCGAAAACCCTCGTTATTCATCCCGCTTCTACAACCCATCAACAGCTAAGTAATGACGAACAGCTTTCAGCAGGAGTGACACCCGATTTGGTGCGTGTATCAGTGGGAATTGAACATATCGACGACATCAAAGAAGATTTTGAGCAAGCATTCCAGCAAGTTAAGAGTTAG
- the metX gene encoding homoserine O-acetyltransferase family protein: MQQGNPCLHLLPYFRELVLDMIYSDFISLQTQFYQMTVPFPLEGGEVLIGIQVAYRTWGQLNAQGDNGVLICHALTGSADADDWWEPLFGSGKAFNPERDFIVCSNILGSCYGTTGPTTINPITGNPYGVSFPEITIRDMVHLQAVLLEYLGVQSLRLVIGGSLGGMQALEWALLYPEKVKGIAPIAVSGRHSAWCIGLSEAQRQAIYADPNWQRGNYTLDAPPNQGLAVARMMAMSTYRSWDSFTSRFGRQYDASEQFTITSYLQHQGQKLTERFDANTYITLTHAMDRHDVARDRTSPNLSDYESILQIIQQPTLVVAIDSDILYPPVEQQELANLIPNAQLAWLKSTHGHDAFLIDMAALNEILISFRQSLDFLAL, from the coding sequence ATGCAGCAAGGCAATCCCTGCTTACATCTGTTGCCTTATTTTAGAGAATTGGTATTAGATATGATCTACTCAGATTTCATTTCACTGCAAACCCAGTTTTACCAGATGACTGTGCCATTTCCACTTGAAGGCGGCGAAGTATTAATTGGGATTCAGGTTGCTTATCGCACCTGGGGACAGTTAAATGCTCAAGGCGATAATGGGGTACTGATTTGTCATGCCTTAACTGGTTCGGCTGACGCTGATGATTGGTGGGAACCTTTGTTTGGTTCCGGGAAAGCTTTCAATCCAGAACGCGACTTTATTGTATGCAGCAACATTTTGGGAAGTTGTTACGGCACAACTGGGCCAACTACTATCAATCCCATAACGGGAAACCCTTATGGCGTATCCTTCCCTGAGATTACAATCCGAGATATGGTTCACCTGCAAGCTGTACTACTAGAATACCTGGGTGTTCAATCTCTGCGGTTAGTAATTGGCGGCTCACTCGGTGGGATGCAAGCACTGGAATGGGCATTGTTATATCCAGAAAAGGTGAAAGGAATTGCACCCATTGCTGTTTCTGGCAGACATTCAGCTTGGTGTATTGGATTGAGTGAAGCTCAAAGACAGGCAATTTATGCCGATCCAAACTGGCAAAGAGGGAACTATACTTTGGATGCGCCCCCAAATCAAGGACTAGCAGTGGCGCGGATGATGGCGATGTCTACTTACCGTTCTTGGGATAGTTTTACAAGCCGCTTTGGACGGCAGTATGATGCATCTGAGCAGTTTACTATAACCAGTTACTTACAGCACCAGGGTCAAAAGCTAACAGAAAGATTTGATGCCAACACTTACATCACTCTTACCCACGCAATGGATCGCCACGATGTTGCACGCGATCGCACCAGTCCTAATTTGTCAGATTATGAATCTATTCTGCAAATCATCCAGCAACCAACTTTAGTTGTTGCAATTGATTCTGATATCCTCTATCCTCCAGTAGAACAACAAGAATTGGCGAATTTAATCCCGAATGCTCAACTTGCGTGGCTGAAGTCAACCCACGGACATGATGCCTTTTTAATTGACATGGCTGCATTAAATGAAATACTAATCTCTTTTCGGCAAAGTTTAGATTTTTTAGCCTTATAA